The sequence below is a genomic window from Salinispira pacifica.
CTTCGCCCGATTTCTTTTCGGCCTTCCCGCAGATATGCCCATGGAAACCCTGGATATGAGCGAAGTTGACGAATGGAGCGGCGAGCTGGCTGAAAAACTGCGAAGCCGCATCTGAAGCTGCAAATCCTCATCTGAAATAAAAAAACCGGACCGGCATACCGGGCGAATTACCCGGGGTGCCGGTCCGGCGGGGGTAGTGGGGGTGAAGGATTATCCCTTCACTGCTCCTGCCACAACTCCTTTGGTCAGCTGCTTGTTAAAGAGGAGATACACAATTACAACCGGAGCCGTAGCAATCACCAATGCCGCCAACTGCCAGCCGAGCTGACTGCTGGTGAGGCTGGAGAACGAATAGACACCAACCGGAAGTGATTTTGTAGCTTCCGAGCTGGCCAATACGAGTACGAGGAGAAACTCGTTCCAAATAGCCAATCCCGAGATTACCGCCACGGTAATCACAACCGGGATGGTCATGGGCAGAATAATTGATATGAAGGTGCGGAAATAGCTTGCACCATCCATTGTTGCCGATTCTATGAGACTGGTGGGCAGCCCCCGCATAAACTGGCTTCCCAGAAGCACCGTCAGCGGCAGTCCAAAGGCAGTGTACACAAGGATAATACCCACATGGGTGTCGGTGAGTCCGATTCTGGTGAGCATGAGAAAGAGGGGAATAATCACCGAATTTATGCTCAGCAGGTAACCCATCCCGATCAGGCCGGTGACCAGGGCGGAGAGTTTCTTGAATGGCAGCTTGCTCACTGCGAAACTGGTCATCATGCCGAACAATATCATGAGAAACGTGGACATGCCCGAGTACAGAATACTGTTCAGGAACTTTCTTCCCATTCCGGCCCGTTCCCATGCCGACTGGTAGTTGAACCAGCGGGTTTTCCGTTTGATTTTCCGCTGCCAGTCCCTGGGAAGGTCTTCCACCACCAGGGTATCGCCCACCTCAAGCTGCCGTATTTCAGGAGGCATCTCTTCCTCCACCAGCCAGTACACCATCAGGCCCCGTCCGGGAGCGATGGTTGTGGACTCGATAACGATTCGTTCCCTGGTATCTTCTT
It includes:
- a CDS encoding carbohydrate ABC transporter permease, which codes for MNPVTVVGEDSNPALEVAGKTIAYLILVSWVLMTVLPLFWMSYSSLKSNEELTRDIFAFPHDLFDNDQDEYRVVRPNLNMIPDFDPKEDTRERIVIESTTIAPGRGLMVYWLVEEEMPPEIRQLEVGDTLVVEDLPRDWQRKIKRKTRWFNYQSAWERAGMGRKFLNSILYSGMSTFLMILFGMMTSFAVSKLPFKKLSALVTGLIGMGYLLSINSVIIPLFLMLTRIGLTDTHVGIILVYTAFGLPLTVLLGSQFMRGLPTSLIESATMDGASYFRTFISIILPMTIPVVITVAVISGLAIWNEFLLVLVLASSEATKSLPVGVYSFSSLTSSQLGWQLAALVIATAPVVIVYLLFNKQLTKGVVAGAVKG